A portion of the Granulosicoccus antarcticus IMCC3135 genome contains these proteins:
- a CDS encoding alpha/beta hydrolase family esterase, translated as MSSRRRKLTPSAAMRRLLKTMTGISVPAASRTVKQATKKTVKKKANKTASKIVKKVVRKVVKKTAKKAVGKTTKKIAKKSVSSASAQSKPPFSAGDWIKGHAIGAGGPRRYCLFRPHGVSADESLPLLVMLHGCSQNAPDFALSTRMNTIAARSRALVLYPEQDLRFNPQGCWNWYDTKSGQANAEAATLMSIINQVCIRYPVNREAVAIAGFSAGASMAALLATLHPARFRAVAMHSGVPPGSARSAASAVAAMRGLQRSTAPGGLHPWPPLLIAHGRRDRVVAISNAHAAAQLWASSLGARESTPRKVQRGKRYTSTVTDFRAGRRIVVSLNEIDKLGHSWSGGDSKQRFSDAAGPDTSRLIWSFFERQMRAAS; from the coding sequence ATGAGCAGCCGACGACGTAAGCTCACTCCCAGTGCCGCAATGCGACGCCTGCTAAAGACAATGACGGGGATCTCGGTGCCCGCCGCTTCAAGAACGGTCAAGCAGGCAACTAAAAAAACAGTCAAAAAAAAGGCTAACAAGACTGCCAGCAAGATCGTCAAGAAGGTAGTCAGAAAGGTTGTTAAAAAGACCGCAAAAAAAGCCGTCGGAAAAACAACAAAGAAAATAGCCAAGAAGTCGGTCAGCTCAGCTTCGGCGCAATCAAAACCACCCTTTAGCGCTGGCGACTGGATCAAAGGTCATGCTATCGGTGCTGGCGGGCCACGGCGCTACTGCCTTTTCCGTCCCCACGGCGTATCGGCTGACGAAAGCTTACCGCTGCTTGTCATGCTGCACGGCTGTAGTCAGAATGCGCCCGATTTCGCACTCAGCACACGCATGAATACGATTGCCGCACGATCACGTGCGCTGGTACTTTATCCCGAGCAGGATCTGCGCTTCAATCCGCAAGGCTGCTGGAACTGGTACGACACCAAAAGCGGTCAGGCGAATGCCGAGGCTGCTACGTTGATGAGCATTATCAATCAGGTCTGTATACGCTACCCGGTCAATCGCGAAGCCGTCGCTATCGCAGGATTCTCGGCAGGAGCCAGTATGGCAGCCCTGCTCGCCACCCTGCATCCTGCACGTTTCCGTGCCGTAGCAATGCACTCGGGCGTGCCTCCGGGCAGCGCACGCTCAGCGGCCTCTGCGGTAGCTGCCATGCGCGGCCTCCAGCGATCAACAGCCCCCGGCGGCCTTCATCCATGGCCACCACTATTGATCGCGCATGGTCGCAGGGATCGAGTGGTCGCCATCAGTAACGCACACGCTGCAGCTCAGTTGTGGGCCAGCTCACTCGGCGCCAGAGAGAGCACGCCACGCAAGGTTCAACGCGGCAAACGCTATACCAGTACGGTGACTGATTTTCGTGCTGGCAGGCGTATCGTGGTCAGCCTCAATGAGATCGATAAACTGGGCCACAGCTGGAGTGGTGGCGACAGCAAACAACGGTTCAGCGACGCTGCGGGTCCTGACACCTCACGCCTCATCTGGAGCTTCTTTGAACGTCAGATGCGAGCTGCGTCCTGA
- a CDS encoding glycerophosphodiester phosphodiesterase has product MNHPKILQSKISPGSIPENFETVDVYAHRGSTVLAPENTEQAFELALGYGADVLEIDVRLSRDGQVVVTHDSRVERTCNGQGAVADQTLSELKRLDAAYNFTDLQGKHYRDQGVRLITLDELFERFPTSRINVDIKDNSARAAQAVADSIKQANSYARVNVGSFHAAALGHFRDRAPEVTTAATQSEVAKLYFLGRGKKHTLPFQFLQIPVSYFGIPLATHSFIQAARSRGINVVYWTINTTEAMQLLLARGAHGIVTDRVDLACTLLGKTPTESD; this is encoded by the coding sequence TTGAATCACCCAAAGATACTGCAAAGTAAAATATCACCAGGTTCCATACCGGAAAATTTCGAGACCGTGGATGTATACGCACACCGGGGCAGTACGGTTCTGGCTCCGGAGAACACCGAGCAGGCTTTTGAACTTGCGCTGGGGTACGGTGCAGATGTGCTGGAAATCGATGTGCGCCTGAGTCGGGATGGTCAGGTTGTAGTGACTCATGACTCGCGTGTTGAACGCACCTGCAATGGACAAGGAGCCGTAGCCGACCAGACACTGAGCGAACTCAAACGACTCGATGCGGCTTACAACTTCACAGACTTGCAAGGCAAGCACTATCGTGATCAAGGTGTTCGGTTAATCACTCTGGATGAGTTGTTCGAACGATTCCCGACCTCCAGAATCAATGTGGACATCAAGGATAATTCGGCACGAGCCGCGCAGGCCGTAGCCGATTCCATCAAGCAGGCTAATAGCTATGCACGCGTCAATGTCGGTAGCTTTCATGCCGCAGCTCTGGGGCATTTTCGAGATCGAGCACCTGAGGTGACCACCGCTGCCACCCAATCCGAAGTAGCGAAACTGTACTTTCTGGGCCGCGGAAAAAAACACACCCTACCCTTTCAATTTCTGCAAATTCCCGTTAGTTATTTTGGCATACCTTTAGCGACCCACAGCTTTATCCAGGCAGCCAGATCCCGTGGCATCAACGTTGTCTACTGGACCATCAACACGACTGAGGCGATGCAATTGTTGCTTGCTCGGGGCGCTCACGGAATCGTGACTGATCGGGTTGATCTTGCCTGCACGCTCTTGGGCAAAACACCTACAGAATCAGACTGA
- a CDS encoding PDZ domain-containing protein, translated as MNEKQEGIMLINVAIAIFAGALSSVLILIFTHGFSMSDAVRDPGRVLSGEHATLLELDQDQPGPLSGNSTLLPGDGVSIELVQLQDSVIAAIEEREQLKATIDSLNTQVAKLEANMVNLESRLMSDGQIAATESVSVSAPGDGEAGSHAQFIGETPAERQYESLLASGLDEQSARDLQFRGDEYQLARLELFDLASREGWADSEQLDQRLEALNEESRPDLRSELGDGAYDRYLYESGRFNRVGIASVISGSAADQAGVQLGDVVSSYADELIFSVQDLQNSTRSGTRGEYVQLLVERNGEVQRTDIPRGPLGVTLQGIREKP; from the coding sequence ATGAACGAAAAACAAGAAGGAATCATGCTGATCAATGTTGCCATTGCGATTTTCGCAGGCGCATTGAGTAGTGTTCTTATTTTGATATTCACCCACGGTTTTTCGATGAGTGATGCGGTGCGTGACCCTGGCCGAGTCCTTAGCGGGGAGCACGCGACCCTATTGGAGCTTGATCAGGATCAACCAGGTCCGCTCAGTGGCAACAGCACATTGTTGCCAGGCGATGGTGTCAGTATAGAACTTGTGCAATTGCAAGACTCAGTCATTGCAGCGATAGAAGAACGGGAACAATTGAAGGCAACCATCGACAGTTTGAATACACAGGTGGCCAAGCTTGAGGCGAACATGGTCAACCTGGAGTCCCGTCTGATGAGCGATGGACAAATAGCGGCTACGGAGTCTGTGTCCGTTTCCGCTCCCGGTGATGGCGAAGCCGGCAGCCATGCACAGTTCATTGGGGAAACCCCAGCAGAGCGTCAGTATGAAAGTTTGCTGGCCTCCGGACTGGATGAGCAGAGCGCACGCGATTTGCAGTTTCGTGGAGATGAATATCAACTGGCGCGATTAGAGCTTTTCGACCTGGCATCACGCGAAGGCTGGGCGGATTCGGAACAGCTTGATCAACGTCTGGAGGCTCTGAACGAGGAGAGTCGACCGGATCTGCGCTCAGAGCTTGGCGATGGTGCGTACGACCGTTACCTGTATGAGTCGGGCAGGTTCAATCGAGTAGGAATCGCATCGGTAATCAGTGGTTCTGCTGCCGATCAGGCAGGAGTGCAGTTGGGCGATGTGGTCTCCAGCTATGCCGATGAACTTATCTTCAGCGTGCAGGATTTGCAGAACAGTACTCGTTCAGGCACACGTGGTGAATACGTGCAATTGCTGGTTGAGCGCAATGGCGAGGTGCAACGAACAGATATTCCGCGCGGCCCTCTGGGAGTCACTTTGCAAGGTATTCGGGAAAAACCCTGA
- a CDS encoding invasion associated locus B family protein, whose translation MIDRLAILLAVTALSLPGAFVSSAWAQSGTGLKLGPSEEPAGKLDLGATPQSEREQAPAARQDSSTSGARSQASEGQQTKVGAWNVACDGEGKNCAMAQIGNDSKGTPVLEMVIRKLAEPLEVGERTAIAVLDVITPLGVVLPEGLAVTIDNGQQETAPFQVCTEQGCLVREPIDSDLVDRFKGGNGAVISVIAASQGEVSASISLSGFTKAYASLK comes from the coding sequence GTGATAGATCGTTTGGCCATACTGCTTGCAGTGACAGCTTTGTCCTTACCCGGCGCTTTCGTCAGTTCGGCATGGGCGCAATCCGGAACCGGCCTCAAACTTGGCCCATCTGAAGAGCCTGCAGGCAAGCTGGACCTGGGTGCCACGCCTCAAAGCGAGAGGGAGCAAGCTCCGGCGGCGCGTCAGGATTCCAGCACATCCGGCGCAAGAAGCCAGGCCTCGGAAGGCCAGCAAACCAAAGTAGGCGCCTGGAATGTCGCTTGTGATGGCGAAGGAAAGAACTGTGCCATGGCTCAGATCGGTAATGACAGCAAGGGAACACCCGTGCTGGAAATGGTCATTCGAAAATTGGCAGAACCGCTGGAAGTTGGCGAGCGCACCGCTATCGCGGTACTCGATGTAATAACACCGCTAGGTGTCGTTTTGCCAGAAGGACTGGCAGTGACCATCGATAACGGGCAGCAGGAAACGGCACCATTTCAAGTCTGTACAGAGCAGGGGTGCCTGGTTCGGGAGCCGATTGACAGTGACTTGGTCGACCGGTTCAAGGGCGGCAATGGTGCTGTAATTTCAGTCATCGCCGCGAGCCAGGGTGAAGTCAGCGCCAGCATTTCACTCAGCGGGTTCACTAAAGCGTACGCCTCGCTCAAGTAG
- the ttcA gene encoding tRNA 2-thiocytidine(32) synthetase TtcA, with protein MTKRLQRQCGRAVTDFNLIEANDRIMVCLSGGKDSYAMLDLLLHLQRVAPIDFSLVAVNLDQKQPGFPQHVLPDYLDALGVEYRIVEEDTYSVVMDKVPEGKTTCGLCSRLRRGILYRVADELGATKIALGHHADDLLETLLLNMFHGGSIKTMPPKLHADNGNNVVIRPLAYCRETDLQAFSDIKGYPIIPCNLCGSQPNLQRQAMKQLLTTWEAEDPSRIASMLTSLGNVTPSHMLDKNLYDFDSNQRVSSTPLSTPLFAGNEFPLLRM; from the coding sequence TTGACCAAAAGACTGCAACGCCAATGCGGTCGTGCCGTGACGGATTTCAACCTTATCGAGGCCAATGATCGCATCATGGTGTGCCTCTCGGGAGGTAAAGACAGTTACGCGATGCTCGACTTGTTGCTGCATCTGCAACGTGTGGCGCCTATCGATTTCTCACTGGTTGCGGTCAATCTTGACCAGAAACAACCCGGATTCCCTCAGCATGTCTTGCCAGACTATCTGGATGCACTGGGCGTGGAGTACCGGATTGTTGAAGAGGACACCTACAGCGTTGTAATGGACAAGGTGCCCGAAGGCAAGACAACCTGCGGACTGTGCTCACGGTTACGCCGAGGAATTCTCTATCGGGTAGCGGATGAACTGGGGGCCACCAAGATTGCGCTTGGCCACCATGCCGATGATCTGCTCGAAACGCTTTTGCTCAATATGTTTCATGGTGGATCCATCAAGACGATGCCTCCCAAGCTCCATGCAGACAATGGTAACAATGTCGTCATCAGACCTCTGGCCTACTGCCGTGAAACTGACCTGCAAGCATTCAGTGACATAAAAGGTTACCCCATCATTCCCTGTAATCTCTGCGGATCACAACCGAACCTGCAACGGCAAGCGATGAAGCAGTTGCTGACTACCTGGGAGGCGGAGGACCCCAGCAGAATCGCCTCGATGCTGACGTCACTGGGAAATGTTACGCCTTCGCATATGCTCGACAAGAATCTATATGACTTTGATAGTAATCAGCGAGTAAGCAGCACGCCTCTGAGTACACCGTTATTTGCTGGCAACGAATTCCCGTTATTACGTATGTAA
- a CDS encoding response regulator, producing the protein MKILIVDDHTLFRSGMVHLLQSLSPTPEVIESEDLCSAQHILSTDPGIDLVLLDLKLNDAVGVDSVLTLRKQASQTTIVVLSGEQDPTVIHRCIDSGAMGFITKSATHDELLSAIRLIVAGGVYLPKDIMTSEMASRPPGERSDVALLASLSDRQREVLAYLLQGKPNKTISNKLDISQNTVKAHLSAIFRTLGARNRTEAVYFAARAGVPLE; encoded by the coding sequence ATGAAGATTCTCATAGTCGATGACCACACACTTTTTCGCAGCGGTATGGTTCACCTGCTTCAAAGCTTGTCTCCGACGCCGGAAGTCATAGAATCCGAAGACCTTTGTAGTGCCCAACATATACTGTCTACAGATCCCGGGATTGATCTGGTTTTACTGGATCTGAAACTGAATGATGCGGTGGGTGTTGATTCTGTGCTGACCTTGCGAAAACAGGCCTCTCAGACCACCATTGTGGTGCTTTCCGGAGAACAGGATCCCACCGTAATTCATCGTTGCATCGACAGTGGCGCCATGGGGTTCATCACAAAATCGGCCACTCATGATGAACTGCTGAGCGCCATTCGTCTGATTGTGGCCGGTGGCGTCTATCTGCCCAAAGACATCATGACGAGTGAAATGGCCTCGCGCCCACCCGGCGAACGTAGTGATGTTGCGCTATTGGCTTCACTTTCCGACCGGCAGCGCGAGGTTTTAGCCTACCTGCTACAGGGCAAGCCAAACAAGACAATATCCAATAAACTGGATATTTCGCAGAATACGGTCAAAGCGCATCTATCTGCCATTTTTCGTACCCTGGGGGCTAGAAATCGGACAGAAGCTGTCTATTTTGCCGCTCGAGCCGGTGTTCCACTGGAGTAA
- a CDS encoding SMP-30/gluconolactonase/LRE family protein, whose protein sequence is MGQVKGWTGQQLSRPECVLTHSSGLILIPNWTDNGGISLIAPSGGTHHVQSLYSKPLRPNGIALENGGTVLLAHLGDTQGGIYRLSADGHVEPVVMTVDGEPMPPANFVVQDSQGRIWLTVSTRKTPRSADYRASASTGFIAVAEPGQNDARIVADGLGYTNECVIDEVRGHVWVNETFSRKLTRFTISNTDSIQLSDAHCVYRFGVGSYPDGLALDEEGYLWVTSILSNRILRISPDGVMQRMFEDSDESHLQWTEEAYQKDALGREHLDTARSEVMKNISNLAFGGPTRQRIYVGNLLGDSLPFFDTQFTGVAMPHWDAELGELLPLLQDSAT, encoded by the coding sequence TTGGGCCAAGTAAAAGGATGGACAGGCCAACAATTGTCTCGCCCGGAATGCGTTCTGACTCACAGTTCCGGTCTGATCCTGATTCCAAACTGGACGGATAATGGAGGCATCAGTCTGATTGCACCATCAGGGGGCACACATCACGTTCAAAGCCTGTATTCAAAGCCACTACGCCCTAACGGCATAGCACTGGAAAATGGTGGCACCGTTTTACTGGCTCATCTGGGCGATACACAGGGCGGTATTTACCGACTGTCTGCCGATGGCCATGTTGAGCCGGTGGTTATGACCGTGGACGGCGAACCCATGCCGCCTGCCAACTTCGTTGTTCAGGATAGCCAGGGACGCATTTGGCTGACCGTGAGCACACGTAAAACACCACGCTCTGCAGACTATAGAGCAAGCGCCAGTACCGGCTTCATTGCCGTGGCTGAACCAGGTCAGAATGATGCACGTATTGTCGCAGACGGTCTGGGCTACACTAACGAATGCGTCATAGACGAGGTGCGAGGTCACGTCTGGGTCAATGAGACTTTCAGCAGAAAATTGACTCGCTTTACGATATCGAACACTGACAGCATTCAACTGAGCGATGCCCATTGCGTCTATCGTTTCGGTGTGGGCTCGTACCCCGACGGCCTGGCACTCGATGAAGAAGGCTATCTCTGGGTGACCAGCATTCTCAGCAACCGTATTCTGCGAATCTCACCGGATGGTGTGATGCAACGAATGTTCGAAGATTCCGATGAATCCCACCTGCAATGGACTGAAGAGGCCTACCAAAAGGATGCATTGGGTCGTGAACACCTGGATACCGCGCGCAGTGAGGTCATGAAAAACATCTCAAACCTGGCCTTTGGTGGCCCGACTCGTCAGCGAATTTATGTGGGCAATCTGCTGGGCGATAGCTTGCCTTTTTTCGACACACAATTCACCGGCGTTGCCATGCCTCATTGGGATGCAGAGCTTGGCGAGCTTCTGCCATTGTTACAAGATTCAGCAACTTGA
- a CDS encoding aspartate aminotransferase family protein, with amino-acid sequence MNKPTEDVNMAELVEMDRAHIWHHLTQHKALETKDPMVIVKGNGMRIQDQHGKEYLDAVSGAVWTVNVGYGRESIANAVRDQLVEMCYFAGSAGNVPGIKYAEKLISKMPGMSRVYYSNSGSEANEKGYKIVRQIAAMKHDGKKHKILYRDRDYHGTTITALSSCGQNERKDQYGPFTPGFVEVPHCCEYRSQFPDSSDYGVKIAREIETIIQREDPDTVGSIVLEPVTAGGGVITPPEGYWETVQEICTKYGVLLHIDEVVCGLGRTGKWFGYQHYGIKPDIVTMAKGVASGYAAIACTVTTEDVFNQFKDSDDTMSYFRDISTFGGCAAGPAAALETMRIIEDENLLENTTRMGEYLMEKMRGLQNKYKVIGDVRGKGLFCGMELVKDRQTKEPADEQLLMAISGDCMEQGVVIGRTNRSLTGFNNTICLSPALICNESDIDEVITAIDNALGRHAVN; translated from the coding sequence ATGAATAAACCGACTGAAGACGTTAACATGGCCGAGCTGGTGGAGATGGATCGAGCCCATATCTGGCATCACCTGACACAGCACAAGGCGCTGGAAACCAAAGACCCGATGGTCATTGTCAAAGGCAATGGCATGCGTATCCAGGATCAGCATGGCAAGGAATATCTTGATGCTGTTTCCGGAGCTGTATGGACCGTTAATGTTGGCTATGGAAGAGAGAGCATCGCCAACGCTGTGCGAGATCAGTTGGTTGAAATGTGCTATTTCGCTGGTTCCGCAGGGAATGTTCCCGGCATCAAATACGCCGAAAAACTCATTTCCAAGATGCCTGGCATGAGCCGCGTGTACTATTCCAATTCTGGTTCCGAAGCCAACGAGAAGGGTTACAAGATTGTTCGCCAGATTGCCGCGATGAAGCATGACGGCAAAAAGCACAAGATTCTCTATCGTGACCGCGATTATCACGGCACAACCATTACAGCATTATCTTCCTGTGGCCAGAATGAGCGTAAAGACCAGTATGGTCCGTTTACTCCGGGTTTCGTCGAAGTGCCGCATTGCTGTGAATACAGAAGCCAGTTTCCTGACTCGTCTGATTATGGTGTCAAGATTGCTCGCGAGATCGAAACGATCATTCAGCGAGAAGATCCGGATACGGTAGGTTCGATCGTGCTGGAGCCGGTAACCGCGGGCGGAGGAGTCATCACGCCACCTGAAGGCTACTGGGAGACGGTTCAGGAGATCTGCACCAAGTACGGCGTTTTGCTACATATTGACGAAGTCGTTTGCGGTTTAGGGCGAACCGGCAAGTGGTTTGGATACCAGCACTACGGTATCAAGCCGGATATCGTCACAATGGCCAAAGGTGTTGCGAGTGGTTATGCGGCAATCGCCTGTACGGTCACAACTGAAGACGTTTTCAATCAGTTCAAGGACAGTGATGACACGATGAGTTATTTTCGTGACATCAGTACTTTCGGTGGTTGTGCTGCGGGCCCTGCTGCTGCACTTGAAACCATGCGCATCATTGAAGATGAAAACTTGCTGGAGAATACGACGCGTATGGGCGAGTATCTGATGGAGAAAATGCGTGGTTTGCAGAACAAGTACAAGGTAATCGGTGATGTAAGAGGCAAGGGGCTTTTCTGCGGAATGGAACTGGTCAAGGATCGCCAGACGAAAGAACCGGCAGATGAGCAGTTGCTGATGGCCATCAGCGGCGATTGCATGGAGCAGGGCGTCGTCATAGGACGAACCAACCGTAGTCTTACTGGCTTCAACAATACAATCTGCCTAAGCCCTGCGCTGATTTGCAATGAGAGTGATATCGATGAAGTCATCACAGCCATCGACAATGCTCTGGGCCGACATGCGGTCAACTAA
- a CDS encoding ArsR/SmtB family transcription factor codes for MEVLLAGLRAAGEPTRLRLLALCAHGELSVTELTQILSQSQPRVSRHLKLLVEAGLLTRFREGSLVFYRISESGDSAHLARTLVELLPDDDTELTRDLGRLDQIRHKRAEIAENYFQENAGQWNKIRALHVPEADVEQRLLQLVGTGSIGSFLDIGTGTGRVLELFAAQVERGIGLDLSSEMLAIARTQLERDEFRHLQVRKGDMYNMPIDNESIDVATLHLVLHYSLEPALVITEAARTLTTGGRLFIVDFDAHQEERLRAEHKHQRLGFTDREINQCMVQAGLVPGPVESLMGDPLTVKFWQGVRA; via the coding sequence ATGGAAGTATTACTCGCCGGCCTCAGGGCTGCAGGTGAACCCACGCGCTTGCGGTTGCTGGCCTTGTGTGCGCATGGTGAACTCAGCGTAACCGAGCTGACTCAGATTTTAAGTCAGAGCCAACCTCGTGTATCGCGTCATCTGAAACTCCTGGTCGAAGCCGGGTTGCTAACCCGATTCAGGGAAGGCTCTCTGGTGTTCTATCGAATTTCAGAAAGCGGTGATTCTGCGCACTTGGCTCGTACGTTGGTGGAGTTGTTGCCCGACGATGATACCGAGTTGACTCGCGATCTCGGTCGGCTTGATCAAATCAGGCACAAACGGGCGGAAATCGCAGAAAACTACTTCCAGGAAAATGCCGGCCAGTGGAACAAGATCCGCGCCTTGCATGTGCCAGAAGCCGATGTGGAGCAGAGACTGCTACAGCTGGTGGGTACAGGCAGCATTGGCAGCTTTCTGGACATCGGTACCGGCACCGGGCGTGTGTTGGAGCTATTTGCCGCACAGGTTGAGCGAGGCATTGGACTTGATCTGAGTAGCGAGATGCTTGCGATAGCACGTACGCAGCTTGAACGAGACGAGTTCAGGCACCTTCAGGTACGCAAGGGTGATATGTACAACATGCCTATTGATAATGAGTCAATCGACGTGGCTACCTTGCACCTGGTCTTGCACTACAGTCTGGAGCCGGCACTCGTCATTACAGAAGCCGCCCGCACTCTGACTACTGGCGGACGACTGTTCATTGTCGATTTTGACGCCCATCAGGAAGAGCGCCTCAGGGCTGAGCACAAGCATCAGCGACTGGGTTTCACTGATCGGGAAATCAATCAATGCATGGTGCAGGCGGGACTGGTTCCAGGTCCTGTGGAGTCGTTGATGGGAGACCCTCTTACCGTCAAGTTCTGGCAAGGCGTTCGTGCTTGA
- a CDS encoding rhomboid family intramembrane serine protease has protein sequence MSSLVDSRNVHSIKRDLAGVGIFVAVIWLVFLLDIFLPLEKLGLVPRTLHGLTGIVAMPFLHGDFAHLLGNSIPLTVTMLLLAGSRANSGVIVILIALLCGTGLWLFGRTALHIGASGVVFGLITFHVFAGIFEKRLKSVLISVGVGFLYASTLMKGVVPFQHGVSWEGHLIGAIAGALVALLVSRTLKAPSASSSLAR, from the coding sequence ATGAGTAGTCTTGTTGATTCACGAAACGTTCATTCCATCAAACGGGACTTAGCAGGTGTCGGCATCTTTGTAGCCGTCATCTGGCTCGTTTTTCTCCTCGATATTTTTCTGCCTCTTGAAAAACTCGGGCTGGTTCCAAGGACTCTGCATGGGTTGACCGGCATCGTTGCCATGCCTTTTCTGCACGGCGACTTCGCACACCTGCTGGGTAATTCAATCCCGCTGACAGTCACCATGCTGCTATTGGCTGGCTCACGAGCCAATAGCGGTGTGATTGTCATATTGATCGCGCTGCTGTGCGGTACAGGCCTATGGTTGTTCGGAAGAACCGCGTTGCATATCGGTGCAAGTGGCGTAGTCTTCGGCCTGATTACCTTTCACGTATTTGCAGGTATTTTTGAAAAACGATTGAAATCAGTACTTATCTCGGTCGGTGTCGGGTTCCTGTACGCCTCCACGCTGATGAAGGGTGTCGTACCCTTCCAGCACGGCGTCTCCTGGGAAGGTCACTTGATAGGAGCGATTGCCGGTGCTCTGGTAGCACTGTTAGTCTCCCGGACACTCAAAGCCCCTTCAGCCTCCTCCTCTCTTGCCAGGTAG
- a CDS encoding dynamin family protein: MVRPDKSIVKRFDSLKTHLERENPVLIDAIAGFRKLDTIGYKTGLIDSDDSYAMQISWWPLVSVLGVFSAGKSSFINSYLGEKLQKTGNQAVDDKFTVMCYGEENAGRVLPGLALDADMRFPFYKISDEIEKVTEGEGRRIDAYLQLKVTNSEVLRGKILIDSPGFDADAQRTSTLKLTNHIMDISDLVLVFFDARHPEPGAMQDTLTHLVENTILRNDSSKFLFILNQIDTAAREDNTEEIVGAWQRALSQKGLTAGRFYTIYNKDVSLPIDNESLRKRFEDKRDSDMAEIEERIHQVEVERAYRIVGAMEKQAHNIREQAIPAITRLKRTWSRRVLRLDALAFALAAVAIIGGALMTGAMGSLMGFVLSLFADPVSMLTTLLGLLLVVLVVHFFIRKLVAEFMAARLKNTDDEPYAKAFRFNTRYFRSVFSKDPVGWGSRSQKTIDEVVEHASEFVESLNDQFTNPSGKAKELAKE; this comes from the coding sequence ATGGTCCGACCCGACAAATCAATTGTCAAACGTTTCGACAGTCTGAAAACCCATCTTGAGCGTGAAAACCCGGTGCTGATTGATGCCATCGCTGGTTTTCGCAAGCTCGATACAATCGGCTACAAGACTGGTCTGATCGATTCTGACGACTCTTACGCCATGCAAATATCCTGGTGGCCGCTAGTTTCCGTTCTGGGAGTGTTCTCGGCCGGAAAATCCTCATTCATCAATAGTTATCTTGGTGAAAAACTACAAAAAACAGGGAACCAGGCGGTAGACGACAAGTTTACCGTGATGTGCTACGGCGAAGAAAATGCCGGACGCGTGTTGCCAGGGCTTGCTCTGGACGCTGATATGCGCTTTCCTTTTTACAAAATAAGTGATGAAATTGAAAAGGTTACAGAGGGTGAGGGTCGAAGAATCGACGCTTATCTGCAATTGAAAGTAACCAATTCGGAAGTATTGCGAGGCAAGATACTGATCGATTCTCCGGGGTTTGATGCCGATGCGCAGCGAACATCCACACTGAAGCTGACCAACCACATCATGGATATATCAGATCTGGTGCTGGTCTTCTTTGATGCGCGTCATCCAGAGCCTGGTGCAATGCAGGACACACTGACTCATCTGGTTGAAAACACTATCTTGCGCAATGACAGTAGCAAATTCCTTTTTATTCTCAACCAGATAGACACGGCCGCCAGAGAAGACAATACCGAAGAAATTGTCGGTGCCTGGCAACGTGCCTTGTCGCAAAAAGGCCTGACTGCTGGTCGCTTTTACACCATCTACAACAAGGACGTGTCACTGCCCATCGATAACGAATCACTGCGTAAGCGATTCGAAGACAAGCGCGATTCGGACATGGCTGAAATCGAAGAGCGAATACACCAGGTTGAGGTGGAGCGGGCTTACCGGATTGTCGGAGCCATGGAAAAGCAGGCTCACAATATTCGTGAACAGGCAATTCCGGCAATTACTCGCTTGAAGCGCACCTGGTCACGCCGCGTATTGCGACTGGATGCTCTGGCGTTTGCTCTGGCTGCCGTAGCGATCATAGGCGGCGCGTTAATGACCGGTGCTATGGGCTCGCTGATGGGGTTTGTTCTGAGCCTGTTCGCCGATCCTGTATCGATGCTGACCACGTTGCTGGGGCTGTTGCTGGTAGTGCTGGTGGTGCACTTTTTCATCCGAAAACTTGTAGCGGAATTCATGGCGGCTCGCCTGAAGAATACTGATGATGAGCCTTATGCCAAGGCATTCAGGTTCAATACCCGCTATTTCAGATCAGTATTCAGCAAGGATCCTGTTGGCTGGGGTAGTCGTTCGCAGAAGACGATTGATGAAGTGGTTGAACATGCGTCAGAATTCGTCGAATCCTTGAACGACCAATTCACAAACCCTTCAGGCAAGGCCAAAGAGCTGGCCAAAGAATAA